One genomic region from Nostoc sphaeroides encodes:
- a CDS encoding DUF6887 family protein encodes MSKPDFMTMPRVQLRQYIFEHREDDQAFQTYLDRFTSEDAVIFPAPQSIDDLKNFPELHQQNLERLRKQA; translated from the coding sequence ATGAGTAAGCCAGATTTTATGACAATGCCCCGTGTCCAATTGCGTCAATATATTTTTGAGCATAGAGAAGATGATCAAGCTTTTCAAACTTATTTAGATAGATTCACCTCTGAAGACGCTGTAATCTTTCCTGCACCCCAGTCAATAGATGATTTAAAAAACTTCCCAGAGTTGCATCAACAGAACTTAGAAAGACTACGAAAGCAAGCTTAA
- a CDS encoding trypsin-like serine peptidase: MTKKPIYKQTLALFFALFIAGMLGFTTLGGWVSVQAKEQTQTAESKPPKFTKFEDANQLQLSGDGKPFKPSGLNQSEKPYEKDRAIIDWDDRIPMISREYPWSTIGRVQGTTSDARSYHCTGTLIYENLVLTNSHCVIDPKTQQLSKKILFLPNLINGVVPSKNDIAFVEQVIYGTDFTTNDRIKNQINDWAVMKINKPLGRKYGYLGWDSLPSSTLIKNKKKFFFVGYSGDFPNTEKKGYEFLSAGRGMTASFQEGCSIVQEQQEVLLHDCDTKGGSSGGPIIGLVGGEPYIMALNNAEITDAATNRGIINLAVKIDFLDRLFAKN; this comes from the coding sequence ATGACTAAAAAGCCTATCTACAAGCAAACTTTGGCTTTGTTTTTCGCTCTTTTTATCGCTGGAATGTTGGGTTTTACTACCTTGGGTGGTTGGGTATCTGTGCAAGCGAAAGAACAGACGCAAACGGCAGAAAGTAAGCCACCAAAATTTACCAAATTTGAAGATGCAAATCAATTGCAACTGTCAGGAGATGGCAAACCTTTTAAACCTTCTGGGCTTAACCAATCTGAAAAACCCTATGAAAAAGATCGAGCTATTATTGACTGGGATGACCGTATTCCGATGATTAGTAGAGAATATCCTTGGTCAACCATTGGGCGGGTGCAAGGAACAACATCTGATGCTAGAAGCTATCATTGCACGGGAACTTTAATTTATGAAAATCTGGTTTTAACAAATTCTCACTGCGTGATTGACCCCAAAACTCAGCAATTAAGTAAAAAAATTCTGTTTCTGCCAAACCTCATTAATGGTGTTGTACCAAGTAAAAACGATATAGCCTTCGTAGAGCAAGTTATTTATGGTACAGACTTCACTACTAATGACAGGATCAAAAATCAAATTAATGACTGGGCTGTTATGAAAATTAATAAGCCTCTCGGTCGGAAGTATGGTTATTTAGGATGGGATTCTCTACCTTCTTCAACTTTGATCAAAAACAAGAAAAAATTCTTTTTTGTCGGCTATTCTGGTGACTTCCCTAACACTGAGAAAAAAGGCTATGAGTTTCTCTCTGCTGGTCGAGGGATGACTGCAAGTTTCCAGGAAGGATGTAGTATTGTCCAGGAGCAGCAAGAAGTACTACTGCATGATTGTGACACTAAAGGTGGTTCTTCTGGTGGCCCAATCATCGGTTTAGTTGGAGGTGAGCCATATATTATGGCCTTGAATAATGCTGAAATTACGGACGCTGCAACAAATCGAGGGATAATCAATCTGGCGGTGAAAATTGATTTCTTGGATCGTTTGTTTGCGAAAAATTAA
- a CDS encoding CHAT domain-containing protein, with product MQLHKKDPSKGYDALALHISERSRARGLVELLTQANVDIRKDIDPKLLAQERRLTLLLDARDKQLSELLSKKESPAQLVATTKQQIQDLLKQQQDLKTNIRANNFEYAALKYPQPLTLPQIQQQLDQDSLLLQYSLGEERSYLWVVTPNSLKSYELANSEKINKAAKNLNQLLKRPLIAGASPEEQAQAVTDTTKAAQELSQLIVAPVAGQLGQKRLVIVPDGILHQIPFAVLSDLTPQPPQGKGEQDQLKLPSPLPKGVGGEVNYQPLLVNHEIINLPSVTSLATQRQQLKGRKMAPKTIAVLADPVFSANDKRVTEKATKTYSSTDIELERSALERSLKNINRSGLDRLPGTRQEAEAVLKMVSPSESFQAFDFDANYNFATSKQLNQYRLLLFATHGIFDDINPELSGIVTSLVDKQGKAQKGFLRLNDIFNLDLPAELIVLSACESGVGQEVKGEGLVGLTRGLMYAGSPRVIVSLWKVNDQATSLLMQELYKQILQQDKSPAVALREAQLKLWQQKDWQNPRYWAAFSLQGEWRNNY from the coding sequence ATGCAGTTGCACAAAAAAGACCCATCTAAAGGATACGACGCTTTGGCACTGCATATTAGTGAGCGATCTCGTGCCAGGGGTTTGGTAGAATTGTTAACCCAAGCTAACGTAGATATCCGTAAAGATATTGACCCCAAACTCTTGGCACAAGAACGCCGTTTAACCCTGCTACTTGATGCCAGAGACAAGCAGTTATCAGAACTATTGAGTAAAAAAGAATCTCCAGCCCAACTGGTAGCAACCACAAAACAACAAATCCAAGACTTACTAAAGCAACAGCAAGATTTAAAGACCAACATCCGCGCTAATAACTTTGAGTATGCCGCACTAAAGTATCCTCAACCGCTCACTTTGCCCCAAATTCAACAACAATTAGATCAAGATTCTCTACTATTGCAGTATTCTTTAGGTGAAGAACGCAGCTATTTGTGGGTAGTTACGCCCAATTCTCTCAAGAGTTATGAACTTGCTAACTCCGAAAAGATAAACAAGGCGGCAAAAAATTTAAACCAACTGTTAAAACGTCCACTCATCGCTGGCGCATCCCCAGAGGAACAAGCCCAAGCTGTGACGGATACTACTAAAGCTGCTCAAGAACTCAGCCAACTCATCGTTGCGCCTGTAGCTGGCCAGTTGGGGCAAAAACGCTTGGTGATTGTGCCTGATGGGATTTTACATCAGATTCCATTTGCGGTGTTGAGTGACCTAACCCCCCAGCCCCCTCAAGGGAAGGGGGAGCAAGATCAACTCAAACTCCCCTCTCCGCTTCCCAAAGGGGTTGGGGGAGAGGTCAATTATCAACCTTTGTTGGTGAATCATGAAATCATCAATCTGCCTTCTGTCACCAGTCTGGCGACCCAAAGACAGCAACTCAAAGGGCGGAAAATGGCACCCAAAACTATAGCTGTCCTCGCTGACCCAGTATTCAGCGCCAATGATAAACGAGTTACTGAAAAAGCAACGAAAACTTACTCTTCCACAGATATTGAGCTAGAACGTTCCGCTCTCGAACGGTCTTTGAAAAACATTAATCGTAGTGGTTTAGATAGACTTCCAGGTACGCGCCAAGAGGCTGAGGCGGTTCTAAAAATGGTGTCACCTTCTGAGAGTTTCCAGGCTTTTGATTTTGATGCTAACTACAATTTCGCAACTAGCAAACAACTCAATCAATATCGTCTGCTGCTGTTTGCCACTCACGGCATTTTCGATGACATCAACCCGGAATTATCAGGAATAGTCACATCGTTGGTAGACAAACAAGGTAAAGCCCAAAAAGGTTTCTTGCGCCTCAACGATATTTTTAACCTTGACCTTCCCGCAGAGTTAATAGTATTAAGTGCCTGTGAAAGTGGTGTGGGTCAAGAAGTAAAAGGAGAAGGATTAGTGGGGTTGACAAGAGGATTAATGTATGCAGGTTCTCCAAGGGTGATTGTTTCTTTATGGAAAGTCAATGACCAAGCCACATCATTATTAATGCAGGAGTTGTACAAACAAATTTTGCAACAAGATAAATCGCCTGCTGTTGCTCTGAGGGAAGCCCAATTGAAATTATGGCAACAGAAAGATTGGCAAAATCCCCGTTATTGGGCTGCTTTTAGTCTGCAAGGGGAATGGCGGAATAATTACTAA
- a CDS encoding tetratricopeptide repeat protein has translation MMGSAKSQWVFWCLLPRFTRYSLTLLLSAVMLADAVGATPRNRGLQIAQQPETAQQDATRAAAERIFQEGMQLYQKGTGESLRQAIGKWQEALKLWQQVDDKRWEANILLGIGKVYSDLGENQEALKYYNQALPIYRAVEDKGGEATTLNNIGLVYDDLGEKQEALKYYNQALTIFRAVEDKRGEATTLNNIGGVYSDLGEKQEALKYYNQALTIFRAVEDKGGEATTLNNIGSVYKYLGEKQEALKYYNQALRILRAVEDKRGEANTLNNIGSVYKDLGEKQEALKYYNQALPIRRAVEDRGGEATTLNNIGSVYHSLGEKQEALKYYNQALPIYRAVSDRGGEATTLHNIGSVYHSLGEKQEALKYYNQALPIRRAVEDREGEATTLNNIGGVYSDLGEKQEALKYYNQALPIRRAVEDRGGEATTLNNIGGVYSDLGEKQEALKYYNQALPIFRAVSDRGGEAKTLNNIGLVYDDLGEKQKALKYYNQALPIYRVVEDRGGEATTLSNIGLVYNDLGEKQEALKYYNQALPIFRAVEDRGGEANTLNNIGAVYSDLGEKQEALKYYNQALPIYRAVGDKRGKAAILNNIGAVYSDLGEKQEALKYFNQALPIIRAVGNREGEAATLSNMAVLERESRQSPTSPNTYSSSY, from the coding sequence ATGATGGGGAGTGCAAAGTCTCAGTGGGTTTTCTGGTGCTTGCTACCAAGATTTACCCGTTACAGTTTAACTTTATTGCTGAGTGCGGTAATGCTTGCTGATGCTGTGGGGGCGACACCGAGAAACCGAGGGTTGCAGATAGCACAACAGCCAGAAACTGCTCAACAAGATGCAACTCGCGCTGCTGCGGAACGGATTTTTCAAGAGGGGATGCAGCTTTATCAAAAAGGGACAGGAGAATCACTGCGACAGGCGATTGGCAAATGGCAAGAAGCGCTGAAGCTTTGGCAACAAGTTGATGATAAACGCTGGGAAGCCAACATTCTCCTTGGCATTGGCAAAGTCTACTCCGATTTAGGAGAAAATCAAGAAGCGCTCAAATACTACAACCAAGCTTTACCCATATACCGTGCAGTGGAGGACAAGGGAGGGGAAGCCACCACCCTCAACAATATTGGCTTAGTCTACGACGATTTAGGAGAAAAGCAAGAAGCGCTCAAATACTACAACCAAGCTTTAACCATATTCCGTGCAGTGGAGGATAAGCGAGGGGAAGCCACCACCCTCAACAATATTGGCGGTGTCTACTCCGATTTAGGGGAAAAGCAAGAAGCTCTCAAATACTACAACCAAGCTTTAACCATATTCCGTGCAGTGGAGGATAAGGGAGGGGAAGCCACCACCCTCAATAATATTGGCAGTGTCTACAAATATTTAGGAGAAAAGCAAGAAGCGCTCAAATACTACAACCAAGCTTTACGCATACTCCGTGCAGTGGAGGATAAGCGAGGGGAAGCTAACACCCTCAACAATATTGGCAGTGTCTACAAAGATTTAGGAGAAAAGCAAGAAGCGCTCAAATACTACAACCAAGCTTTACCCATACGCCGTGCAGTAGAGGACAGGGGAGGGGAAGCCACCACCCTCAACAATATTGGCAGTGTCTACCACTCATTAGGGGAAAAGCAAGAAGCGCTCAAATACTACAACCAAGCTTTACCCATATACCGTGCAGTGAGTGACAGGGGAGGGGAAGCCACCACCCTCCACAATATTGGCAGTGTCTACCACTCATTAGGGGAAAAGCAAGAAGCGCTCAAATACTACAACCAAGCTTTACCCATACGCCGTGCAGTGGAAGACAGGGAAGGGGAAGCCACCACCCTCAACAATATTGGCGGTGTCTACTCCGATTTAGGAGAAAAGCAAGAAGCGCTCAAATACTACAACCAAGCTTTACCCATACGCCGTGCAGTAGAGGACAGGGGAGGGGAAGCCACCACCCTCAACAATATTGGCGGTGTCTACTCCGATTTAGGAGAAAAGCAAGAAGCACTCAAATACTACAACCAAGCTTTACCCATATTTCGTGCAGTGAGTGACAGGGGAGGGGAAGCCAAGACCCTCAACAATATTGGCTTAGTCTACGACGATTTAGGAGAAAAGCAAAAAGCGCTCAAATACTACAACCAAGCTTTACCCATATACCGTGTAGTAGAGGACAGAGGAGGGGAAGCCACCACCCTCAGCAATATTGGCTTAGTCTACAACGATTTAGGAGAAAAGCAAGAAGCTCTCAAATACTACAACCAAGCTTTACCTATATTCCGTGCAGTGGAGGACAGGGGAGGGGAAGCCAACACTCTCAACAATATTGGCGCTGTCTACTCCGATTTAGGAGAAAAGCAAGAAGCGCTCAAATACTACAACCAAGCTTTACCCATATACCGTGCAGTGGGGGACAAGCGAGGGAAAGCCGCCATTCTCAACAATATTGGCGCTGTCTACTCCGATTTAGGAGAAAAGCAAGAAGCGCTCAAATACTTCAACCAAGCTTTACCCATAATTCGTGCAGTGGGAAATAGGGAAGGGGAAGCCGCCACCCTCTCTAACATGGCTGTACTAGAACGCGAATCGCGCCAATCTCCAACAAGCCCAAACACATATTCAAGCAGTTATTGA
- a CDS encoding type II toxin-antitoxin system HicB family antitoxin — protein sequence MSKRNFDMSYKVSIVIEKDEHGYYAYCPELPGCQSQGDSLEEVQANIKEAVQLYIETL from the coding sequence ATGAGCAAACGTAACTTTGATATGTCGTATAAAGTTAGCATCGTTATCGAAAAAGATGAACATGGATATTATGCTTATTGCCCAGAACTACCTGGTTGTCAATCTCAAGGTGATTCCCTAGAAGAAGTACAGGCAAATATTAAAGAAGCAGTTCAGCTTTATATAGAAACCTTGTAA
- a CDS encoding type II toxin-antitoxin system RelE family toxin has protein sequence MSYSVEFTKEAITNLEALASTIQERILRKVD, from the coding sequence ATGAGTTACAGCGTTGAATTCACGAAAGAAGCTATTACCAATTTAGAAGCACTTGCATCAACTATCCAGGAACGCATCTTGCGTAAAGTTGATTAG
- a CDS encoding type II toxin-antitoxin system HicB family antitoxin: MKQTIQFTAIIERENDGYVSLCPELDIASQGDTIEEARNNLIEALELFFETADPSEIQERLHTEVFVTRLEVNIG, translated from the coding sequence ATGAAGCAAACAATACAATTCACTGCTATCATTGAGCGCGAAAATGATGGCTATGTATCGCTCTGTCCCGAACTCGATATCGCCAGCCAAGGTGACACAATTGAAGAGGCACGGAATAACCTTATTGAGGCATTAGAATTATTTTTTGAGACAGCAGATCCTTCTGAAATTCAGGAAAGGTTGCACACAGAAGTTTTTGTTACACGCCTAGAGGTAAATATTGGCTAA
- a CDS encoding type II toxin-antitoxin system HicA family toxin, whose protein sequence is MRQRGSHIMMQIQTEDSTITVPIPNYEELRIGTLRSIIRQSGLPRVLFDNFYHPCNTCMTSIMPIS, encoded by the coding sequence GTGCGCCAGCGTGGTAGTCACATTATGATGCAGATACAAACCGAAGATTCAACAATTACTGTTCCTATTCCTAATTACGAAGAGTTACGCATCGGTACTTTACGATCTATTATTCGTCAGTCAGGATTACCTCGTGTTTTATTTGATAACTTTTATCATCCTTGCAATACATGTATGACAAGTATAATGCCGATTAGTTAA
- the hemB gene encoding porphobilinogen synthase, which yields MFPTHRPRRLRTHPQLRRMVRETVLTTSDLIYPLFAVPGEGIANEVKSMPGVYQLSVDKIVEEAKEVYDLGIPSIILFGIPADKDVDATGAWHDCGIVQKAATAVKAAVPDLIVIADTCLCEYTSHGHCGYLQVGDLTGRVLNDPTLELLKKTAVSQAKAGADIIAPSGMMDGFVQAIRVGLDEAGFQDTPILSYAAKYASGYYGPFRDAADSTPQFGDRRTYQMDPGNAREAIKEIDLDIAEGADMLMVKPALAYMDIIWRVKEASNLPVAAYNVSGEYAMVKAASLNGWIDEERVVMETLTGFKRAGADLILTYHAKDAARWLK from the coding sequence ATGTTTCCTACACATCGCCCCCGTCGTTTGCGTACTCATCCTCAACTGCGCCGGATGGTTCGTGAAACTGTTTTAACAACAAGCGATTTAATCTACCCATTATTTGCTGTACCGGGTGAGGGAATCGCTAACGAAGTAAAATCGATGCCCGGAGTCTACCAACTTTCGGTAGATAAAATTGTTGAAGAAGCAAAAGAAGTTTATGACTTAGGAATTCCTTCGATTATTTTATTTGGGATTCCGGCTGATAAAGATGTAGATGCCACTGGCGCTTGGCATGATTGCGGTATCGTCCAAAAAGCGGCGACGGCGGTAAAAGCAGCTGTACCAGATTTGATTGTAATTGCTGATACTTGTTTGTGTGAGTATACTAGCCACGGTCATTGTGGTTATTTACAAGTTGGTGATTTAACAGGACGAGTTTTAAATGATCCAACTCTGGAATTGTTGAAGAAAACAGCAGTTTCTCAAGCAAAAGCCGGTGCCGATATCATTGCGCCTTCTGGGATGATGGATGGGTTTGTGCAGGCAATTCGTGTAGGTTTGGATGAAGCCGGATTTCAAGATACGCCGATTTTGTCTTATGCTGCTAAGTATGCTTCGGGTTATTATGGCCCGTTTCGGGATGCAGCAGACTCCACACCGCAGTTTGGAGACAGAAGAACTTACCAAATGGATCCAGGTAACGCCCGCGAAGCGATTAAAGAGATTGACTTGGATATCGCTGAAGGTGCTGATATGCTCATGGTTAAGCCAGCCTTGGCATACATGGATATTATCTGGCGGGTGAAGGAAGCAAGTAACTTACCTGTTGCAGCTTACAATGTTTCTGGTGAGTATGCGATGGTGAAAGCTGCGTCTCTCAATGGTTGGATTGATGAGGAGCGGGTGGTTATGGAAACTTTAACTGGGTTTAAACGGGCTGGTGCAGACTTGATTTTGACTTATCATGCCAAAGATGCAGCGCGATGGTTAAAGTAG
- a CDS encoding DUF4870 domain-containing protein: protein MYDTDKRKLLSALSHGAIFLSTTLVSVGIPIAILFVSDDPVVKENAKESINFHFNVWLYGGILGALFFLFGWLVLPLLLLGPLAGLGYLLHWGLTIWALIGVFSNPDIPFRYPYIFRVF, encoded by the coding sequence ATGTACGACACAGATAAGCGAAAGCTTTTATCCGCCTTGTCTCATGGAGCCATTTTTCTCAGTACGACATTGGTATCTGTCGGTATACCTATCGCCATCCTCTTTGTATCTGATGATCCTGTTGTTAAAGAAAACGCCAAAGAATCCATTAATTTCCACTTCAACGTCTGGCTTTATGGAGGAATTCTGGGAGCGCTGTTTTTTCTATTCGGTTGGTTAGTGTTACCTCTATTATTGCTGGGGCCACTAGCCGGTCTGGGATATCTATTGCACTGGGGATTAACAATTTGGGCGCTCATCGGAGTTTTCAGCAATCCTGATATACCCTTCCGTTACCCCTATATTTTCCGAGTTTTTTAA
- the prfC gene encoding peptide chain release factor 3 has translation MSTELQSELVQAVELRRNFAIISHPDAGKTTLTEKLLLYGGAIHEAGAVKARRAQRKATSDWMAMEQQRGISITSTVLQFEYRHCQINLLDTPGHQDFSEDTYRTLAAADNAVMLIDAAKGLEPQTRKLFEVCKLRGIPIFTFINKLDRPGREPLELLDEIEQELGLQTYAVNWPIGMGDRFKGVFDRHKQQIHLFERSAHGSREARDTIVELTDPRIEDQLEQSLYYQLKNDLELLDGVGPELDLQLVHEGKMTPVFFGSAMTNFGVELFLKYFLDYALKPGSHYSSVGEVPPTYPEFSGFVFKLQANMDPKHRDRVAFIRVCTGKFEKDMMVNHARIGKIIRLSRPQKLFAQERESIDVAYPGDVIGLNNPGVFAIGDTIYTGQKLEYEGIPYFSPELFASLRNPNPSKSKQFQKGVAELREEGAVQIMYSTDEAKRDPILAAVGQLQFEVVQFRLQNEYGVETILDLLPYSVARWVEGGWEALEKVGRIFNTTTVKDSMGRPVLLFRNEWNCQQLLGDHPELKLSAIAPVFSSQQPVEE, from the coding sequence ATGTCTACTGAACTTCAGTCTGAACTTGTTCAAGCAGTTGAACTTCGCCGCAATTTTGCGATTATTTCTCACCCTGATGCAGGTAAAACTACACTAACAGAAAAACTCCTCCTGTACGGAGGTGCAATTCACGAAGCTGGAGCGGTTAAGGCGCGACGGGCACAGCGTAAGGCTACCTCTGACTGGATGGCGATGGAGCAACAACGGGGTATTTCTATTACTTCCACGGTGTTGCAATTTGAATATCGGCACTGTCAGATAAATTTATTAGACACTCCCGGACACCAAGATTTCAGTGAAGATACTTATCGCACCCTTGCCGCCGCCGATAATGCAGTGATGCTGATTGATGCGGCAAAAGGTTTGGAACCCCAAACTCGCAAATTGTTTGAAGTGTGTAAGTTGCGGGGTATCCCAATTTTTACATTTATCAACAAGCTCGATCGCCCAGGAAGAGAACCTCTGGAACTTTTGGATGAAATTGAGCAAGAATTGGGATTGCAAACCTATGCGGTAAACTGGCCGATTGGGATGGGCGATCGCTTTAAAGGGGTTTTTGACCGACACAAGCAACAAATTCACCTGTTTGAACGCAGCGCCCACGGCAGCCGAGAAGCCCGTGATACGATAGTCGAATTAACTGATCCAAGAATAGAAGACCAGCTAGAACAAAGTCTCTACTACCAACTAAAAAATGATTTAGAACTTTTAGATGGAGTTGGGCCAGAGTTAGATTTGCAGCTGGTACACGAAGGCAAAATGACGCCTGTGTTCTTTGGTAGCGCCATGACTAACTTTGGTGTAGAGTTATTCCTCAAGTACTTCCTCGACTATGCCCTGAAACCCGGTTCTCACTACAGCAGTGTTGGCGAAGTTCCCCCTACATACCCGGAATTTTCGGGGTTTGTCTTCAAACTGCAAGCGAACATGGATCCAAAACACCGCGATCGCGTTGCATTTATCCGGGTCTGCACTGGTAAGTTTGAAAAAGATATGATGGTGAATCACGCCCGCATTGGTAAAATCATCCGTCTGTCTCGCCCGCAAAAACTCTTTGCCCAAGAGCGAGAATCGATTGATGTGGCTTATCCTGGCGATGTGATCGGTTTGAATAATCCTGGTGTTTTTGCGATCGGGGATACAATTTACACGGGACAAAAGCTCGAATATGAGGGGATTCCGTATTTCTCGCCGGAACTGTTTGCATCTCTGAGGAATCCCAACCCCTCGAAGTCTAAACAATTCCAAAAAGGCGTTGCGGAATTGCGCGAAGAAGGTGCTGTACAAATTATGTATTCAACTGATGAAGCCAAGCGCGATCCAATTTTGGCGGCGGTGGGTCAGTTGCAATTCGAGGTGGTACAATTTCGCTTACAAAATGAGTATGGTGTAGAAACCATATTAGACTTATTGCCCTACAGTGTCGCCCGTTGGGTTGAGGGTGGTTGGGAAGCATTAGAAAAAGTGGGACGAATATTCAATACCACTACAGTTAAAGATAGTATGGGACGCCCAGTGTTGCTATTCCGCAACGAATGGAATTGTCAACAATTATTAGGCGACCATCCAGAGTTAAAATTAAGCGCGATCGCTCCAGTATTTTCTAGTCAACAACCAGTGGAGGAATAA